The following proteins come from a genomic window of Canis lupus dingo isolate Sandy chromosome 20, ASM325472v2, whole genome shotgun sequence:
- the CERS4 gene encoding ceramide synthase 4 isoform X3 — translation MWSSLNEWFWQDRFWLPPNNTWAVLEDRDGLVFAHPRDLLAALPLALALVVMRFTFERFVGLPLSRLLGVRDQARKPVKPNATLEKYFLTKGWKPKEPQMALLAAQCGLTLQQTQRWFRRRRNQDRPCLTKKFCEASWRFSFYACAFFGGLSILYHESWLWMPEMCWDNYPLQPLKPALYYWYLLELSFYISLLMTLPFDVRRKDFKEQVAHHFVTIILISFSYSSNLLRIGSLVLLLHDASDYLLEAGKMFNYTPWRKVCDTLFIVFSLVFFYTRLVLFPTRILYTTYYDSIAQWDTFFGYYFCNTLLMALQLLHVFWSCLILRMIYSFVKKGRMEKDVRSDVEESDSSDGEVAQEHLLLKNGAAHRPGAAPADGPRSRLVGRVANGHTATT, via the exons ATGTGGTCCAGCCTCAACGAATGGTTCTGGCAGGACAGGTTCTGGCTCCCACCCAACAACACGTGGGCTGTCCTGGAGGACCGGGATGGCCTGGTCTTTGCTCACCCCCGGGACTTGCTGGCAGCCCTGCCCCTGGCGCTGGCCCTGGTGGTCATGCGCTTCACCTTCGAGAG ATTTGTTGGCCTGCCCCTGAGCCGGTTGCTAGGTGTGCGAGATCAGGCCAGGAAGCCGGTGAAGCCCAATGCCACTCTGGAGAAATACTTCCTCACGAAAGGGTGGAAGCCCAAGGAG ccccagatGGCCCTCCTCGCTGCCCAGTGCGGCCTGACGCTGCAGCAGACCCAGCGCTGGTTCCGGAGGCGCCGGAATCAGGACCGGCCCTGCCTGACCAAGAAGTTCTGTGAGGCCAG CTGGAGGTTTAGCTTCTACGCCTGCGCCTTCTTTGGTGGCCTGTCGATCCTCTACCAC GAGTCGTGGCTGTGGATGCCGGAAATGTGCTGGGACAATTACCCGCTTCAG CCCCTGAAACCGGCCCTGTACTATTGGTACCTCCTGGAACTGAGCTTCTACATCTCGCTGCTGATGACGCTGCCCTTTGATGTCAGGCGCAAG GACTTCAAGGAGCAGGTGGCGCACCACTTCGTGACCATCATCCTGATCAGCTTCTCCTACAGCTCCAACCTGCTGCGCATCGGCtccctggtgctgctgctgcacGACGCCTCCGACTACCTCCTGGAG GCCGGTAAGATGTTCAATTACACGCCCTGGAGGAAGGTGTGCGACACCCTCTTCATCGTCTTCTCCTTGGTCTTCTTCTATACTCGCCTCGTGCTCTTCCCTACGCG GATCCTCTACACCACGTACTACGACTCCATTGCCCAGTGGGACACCTTCTTCGGCTACTACTTCTGCAACACTCTCCTGATGGCGCTGCAGCTGCTGCACGTGTTCTGGTCTTGCCTCATCCTTCGCATGATCTACAGCTTCGTGAAGAAGGGCCGG ATGGAGAAGGATGTCCGCAGCGACGTGGAGGAGTCCGACTCGAGCGACGGCGAGGTGGCCCAGGAGCACCTGCTGCTGAAGAACGGCGCTGCTCACAGGCCCGGCGCGGCCCCCGCAGACGGTCCCCGGAGCCGGCTGGTGGGGCGGGTGGCCAACGGGCACACTGCGACCACATAG
- the CERS4 gene encoding ceramide synthase 4 isoform X1, whose amino-acid sequence MGMWSSLNEWFWQDRFWLPPNNTWAVLEDRDGLVFAHPRDLLAALPLALALVVMRFTFERFVGLPLSRLLGVRDQARKPVKPNATLEKYFLTKGWKPKEPQMALLAAQCGLTLQQTQRWFRRRRNQDRPCLTKKFCEASWRFSFYACAFFGGLSILYHESWLWMPEMCWDNYPLQPLKPALYYWYLLELSFYISLLMTLPFDVRRKDFKEQVAHHFVTIILISFSYSSNLLRIGSLVLLLHDASDYLLEAGKMFNYTPWRKVCDTLFIVFSLVFFYTRLVLFPTRILYTTYYDSIAQWDTFFGYYFCNTLLMALQLLHVFWSCLILRMIYSFVKKGRMEKDVRSDVEESDSSDGEVAQEHLLLKNGAAHRPGAAPADGPRSRLVGRVANGHTATT is encoded by the exons GATGTGGTCCAGCCTCAACGAATGGTTCTGGCAGGACAGGTTCTGGCTCCCACCCAACAACACGTGGGCTGTCCTGGAGGACCGGGATGGCCTGGTCTTTGCTCACCCCCGGGACTTGCTGGCAGCCCTGCCCCTGGCGCTGGCCCTGGTGGTCATGCGCTTCACCTTCGAGAG ATTTGTTGGCCTGCCCCTGAGCCGGTTGCTAGGTGTGCGAGATCAGGCCAGGAAGCCGGTGAAGCCCAATGCCACTCTGGAGAAATACTTCCTCACGAAAGGGTGGAAGCCCAAGGAG ccccagatGGCCCTCCTCGCTGCCCAGTGCGGCCTGACGCTGCAGCAGACCCAGCGCTGGTTCCGGAGGCGCCGGAATCAGGACCGGCCCTGCCTGACCAAGAAGTTCTGTGAGGCCAG CTGGAGGTTTAGCTTCTACGCCTGCGCCTTCTTTGGTGGCCTGTCGATCCTCTACCAC GAGTCGTGGCTGTGGATGCCGGAAATGTGCTGGGACAATTACCCGCTTCAG CCCCTGAAACCGGCCCTGTACTATTGGTACCTCCTGGAACTGAGCTTCTACATCTCGCTGCTGATGACGCTGCCCTTTGATGTCAGGCGCAAG GACTTCAAGGAGCAGGTGGCGCACCACTTCGTGACCATCATCCTGATCAGCTTCTCCTACAGCTCCAACCTGCTGCGCATCGGCtccctggtgctgctgctgcacGACGCCTCCGACTACCTCCTGGAG GCCGGTAAGATGTTCAATTACACGCCCTGGAGGAAGGTGTGCGACACCCTCTTCATCGTCTTCTCCTTGGTCTTCTTCTATACTCGCCTCGTGCTCTTCCCTACGCG GATCCTCTACACCACGTACTACGACTCCATTGCCCAGTGGGACACCTTCTTCGGCTACTACTTCTGCAACACTCTCCTGATGGCGCTGCAGCTGCTGCACGTGTTCTGGTCTTGCCTCATCCTTCGCATGATCTACAGCTTCGTGAAGAAGGGCCGG ATGGAGAAGGATGTCCGCAGCGACGTGGAGGAGTCCGACTCGAGCGACGGCGAGGTGGCCCAGGAGCACCTGCTGCTGAAGAACGGCGCTGCTCACAGGCCCGGCGCGGCCCCCGCAGACGGTCCCCGGAGCCGGCTGGTGGGGCGGGTGGCCAACGGGCACACTGCGACCACATAG
- the CERS4 gene encoding ceramide synthase 4 isoform X2, producing MMWSSLNEWFWQDRFWLPPNNTWAVLEDRDGLVFAHPRDLLAALPLALALVVMRFTFERFVGLPLSRLLGVRDQARKPVKPNATLEKYFLTKGWKPKEPQMALLAAQCGLTLQQTQRWFRRRRNQDRPCLTKKFCEASWRFSFYACAFFGGLSILYHESWLWMPEMCWDNYPLQPLKPALYYWYLLELSFYISLLMTLPFDVRRKDFKEQVAHHFVTIILISFSYSSNLLRIGSLVLLLHDASDYLLEAGKMFNYTPWRKVCDTLFIVFSLVFFYTRLVLFPTRILYTTYYDSIAQWDTFFGYYFCNTLLMALQLLHVFWSCLILRMIYSFVKKGRMEKDVRSDVEESDSSDGEVAQEHLLLKNGAAHRPGAAPADGPRSRLVGRVANGHTATT from the exons AT GATGTGGTCCAGCCTCAACGAATGGTTCTGGCAGGACAGGTTCTGGCTCCCACCCAACAACACGTGGGCTGTCCTGGAGGACCGGGATGGCCTGGTCTTTGCTCACCCCCGGGACTTGCTGGCAGCCCTGCCCCTGGCGCTGGCCCTGGTGGTCATGCGCTTCACCTTCGAGAG ATTTGTTGGCCTGCCCCTGAGCCGGTTGCTAGGTGTGCGAGATCAGGCCAGGAAGCCGGTGAAGCCCAATGCCACTCTGGAGAAATACTTCCTCACGAAAGGGTGGAAGCCCAAGGAG ccccagatGGCCCTCCTCGCTGCCCAGTGCGGCCTGACGCTGCAGCAGACCCAGCGCTGGTTCCGGAGGCGCCGGAATCAGGACCGGCCCTGCCTGACCAAGAAGTTCTGTGAGGCCAG CTGGAGGTTTAGCTTCTACGCCTGCGCCTTCTTTGGTGGCCTGTCGATCCTCTACCAC GAGTCGTGGCTGTGGATGCCGGAAATGTGCTGGGACAATTACCCGCTTCAG CCCCTGAAACCGGCCCTGTACTATTGGTACCTCCTGGAACTGAGCTTCTACATCTCGCTGCTGATGACGCTGCCCTTTGATGTCAGGCGCAAG GACTTCAAGGAGCAGGTGGCGCACCACTTCGTGACCATCATCCTGATCAGCTTCTCCTACAGCTCCAACCTGCTGCGCATCGGCtccctggtgctgctgctgcacGACGCCTCCGACTACCTCCTGGAG GCCGGTAAGATGTTCAATTACACGCCCTGGAGGAAGGTGTGCGACACCCTCTTCATCGTCTTCTCCTTGGTCTTCTTCTATACTCGCCTCGTGCTCTTCCCTACGCG GATCCTCTACACCACGTACTACGACTCCATTGCCCAGTGGGACACCTTCTTCGGCTACTACTTCTGCAACACTCTCCTGATGGCGCTGCAGCTGCTGCACGTGTTCTGGTCTTGCCTCATCCTTCGCATGATCTACAGCTTCGTGAAGAAGGGCCGG ATGGAGAAGGATGTCCGCAGCGACGTGGAGGAGTCCGACTCGAGCGACGGCGAGGTGGCCCAGGAGCACCTGCTGCTGAAGAACGGCGCTGCTCACAGGCCCGGCGCGGCCCCCGCAGACGGTCCCCGGAGCCGGCTGGTGGGGCGGGTGGCCAACGGGCACACTGCGACCACATAG